One region of Jatrophihabitans cynanchi genomic DNA includes:
- the argJ gene encoding bifunctional glutamate N-acetyltransferase/amino-acid acetyltransferase ArgJ: MSVTAATGFRAAGVVAGIKASGGRDVALVVNEGPLDVAAAVFTSNRVQAAPVLWSRQAVADGRLRAVVLNSGGANACTGPDGFADTHRTAEHVASALGVGAGDVAVCSTGLIGERLPMDAVLGGIGAAAAALCVDGDAAADAIRTTDTVAKQAATTNQGWTIGGMAKGAGMLAPGLATMLCVLTTDAVVDAFTADQALRAATRVTFDRVDADGCMSTNDTVILMASGASGVSPDVPTFIDALRTVCADLAQQLIADAEGASKRVEVFVGGAASEDDAVEVARSIARNNLLKCALFGNDPNWGRVLAAIGTTRAAFEPDALDVAINGVAVCRAGAPGEDRSTVDLTGREVRIEVDLHAGTESATIWTTDLSHDYVEENSAYSS; the protein is encoded by the coding sequence ATGAGTGTCACCGCTGCCACCGGATTTCGTGCGGCGGGCGTCGTGGCGGGGATCAAGGCGAGCGGCGGCCGGGACGTCGCACTCGTCGTCAACGAGGGTCCGCTCGACGTCGCTGCTGCGGTGTTCACCTCCAACCGGGTCCAGGCGGCGCCGGTGCTGTGGTCGCGGCAGGCGGTGGCCGACGGTCGGCTGCGCGCGGTGGTACTCAACTCCGGCGGCGCGAACGCGTGCACCGGGCCGGACGGGTTCGCCGACACCCACCGCACCGCCGAGCACGTTGCCTCTGCGCTCGGCGTCGGAGCCGGCGACGTGGCGGTCTGCTCGACCGGTCTGATCGGCGAGCGGCTGCCGATGGACGCGGTTCTCGGCGGGATCGGTGCCGCCGCGGCAGCGCTCTGCGTGGACGGGGACGCCGCCGCCGACGCCATCCGGACCACTGACACGGTGGCCAAGCAAGCCGCCACCACGAACCAGGGCTGGACGATCGGCGGGATGGCCAAGGGTGCCGGCATGCTCGCCCCCGGCCTCGCGACGATGCTGTGCGTGCTGACCACCGACGCGGTGGTGGACGCGTTCACCGCCGACCAGGCTCTGCGCGCCGCCACGAGGGTCACGTTCGACCGGGTCGATGCCGACGGCTGCATGTCGACCAACGACACGGTGATCCTGATGGCCAGCGGCGCGTCCGGTGTGTCGCCGGACGTCCCGACGTTCATCGACGCGCTGCGCACGGTGTGCGCCGATCTGGCGCAGCAGTTGATCGCCGACGCCGAGGGGGCGAGCAAGCGCGTCGAGGTCTTCGTGGGCGGCGCGGCCAGCGAGGACGACGCCGTCGAGGTGGCGCGATCCATCGCCCGCAACAACCTGCTCAAGTGCGCACTGTTCGGCAACGACCCGAACTGGGGCCGGGTGCTCGCCGCCATCGGCACGACCCGCGCCGCGTTCGAGCCGGACGCGCTGGACGTCGCGATCAACGGCGTGGCGGTGTGCCGCGCGGGCGCGCCGGGGGAGGACCGCAGCACGGTGGACCTGACCGGCCGCGAGGTGCGCATCGAGGTCGACCTGCACGCCGGCACCGAGTCCGCGACGATCTGGACGACCGACCTGAGCCACGACTATGTCGAAGAGAACTCCGCGTATTCCTCATGA
- the argB gene encoding acetylglutamate kinase — MSREQALTKAAVLVDALPWLERFHGKIVVVKYGGNAMSSPQLQRAFAEDIVFLRYAGLKPVVVHGGGPQITEHLNRLGIASEFRGGLRVTTPEAMAVVRMVLTGQVNGDIVNLVNDHGPFAVGMSGEDAGLLTAERRPAIVDGQPVDIGQVGDIVAVDPAAVHALLDAGRIPVIATVARGVDGLSYNVNADTAAAAVAVGLGAEKLVVLTDVEGLYADWPASTQIISQIGVDDLAALLPGLSSGMVPKMEACVRAVTGGVRRAHVLDGRVPHALLLEVFTTDGIGTMVLPAKEHR, encoded by the coding sequence ATGAGCAGGGAGCAGGCGCTCACGAAGGCAGCCGTGCTGGTCGACGCGCTGCCCTGGCTGGAGCGGTTCCACGGCAAGATCGTGGTGGTCAAGTACGGCGGCAACGCGATGAGCAGCCCGCAACTGCAGCGTGCCTTCGCCGAGGACATCGTCTTCCTGCGCTATGCCGGCCTCAAGCCTGTCGTCGTGCACGGCGGCGGGCCGCAGATCACCGAGCACCTGAACCGGCTCGGCATCGCCTCGGAGTTCCGCGGCGGTCTGCGCGTCACCACGCCCGAGGCGATGGCCGTCGTGCGGATGGTGCTGACCGGACAGGTGAACGGCGACATCGTCAACCTGGTCAACGACCACGGCCCGTTCGCCGTGGGCATGTCCGGTGAGGACGCCGGCCTGCTGACCGCCGAGCGCCGCCCGGCGATCGTCGATGGCCAACCGGTTGACATCGGCCAGGTCGGCGACATCGTCGCTGTCGACCCGGCGGCGGTGCACGCGCTGCTCGACGCCGGCCGGATACCGGTGATCGCCACGGTCGCGCGCGGCGTGGACGGCTTGAGCTACAACGTGAACGCCGACACGGCCGCGGCCGCGGTAGCGGTCGGGCTGGGTGCGGAGAAGCTGGTGGTCCTGACCGACGTCGAGGGCCTGTACGCCGACTGGCCCGCGAGCACGCAGATCATCAGCCAGATCGGGGTCGATGACCTCGCCGCCCTGCTGCCCGGCCTGTCCAGTGGCATGGTCCCGAAGATGGAGGCGTGTGTGCGCGCGGTCACCGGCGGCGTGCGGCGCGCCCATGTCCTCGACGGCCGGGTGCCGCACGCGCTGCTGCTCGAGGTCTTCACCACAGACGGAATCGGCACCATGGTCCTGCCCGCGAAGGAGCACCGATGA
- a CDS encoding acetylornithine transaminase produces the protein MTDLQDRWNTVMMPNYGTPPLALDHGRGVRVWDTDGVEYLDFVAGIAVSALGHAHPALIAAVSEQVARLAHTSNLYLHEPGVRLAERLVGLLGLPARVFFANSGAEANECAIKLSRRFGAAHGRTELVAAVDGFHGRTLGALSITGNAAKRTPFEPLPGPVTFVEYGDADALRAAVGAHTAAVFVEPTLGEGGVVPPPAGYLRAAREICTAAGSLLVVDEVQSGIGRTGHWFASMAEGVRPDVITLAKGLGGGLPIGACLAIGTAGELFRPGDHGSTFGGNPVACAAALAVIGTIADEHLLDSVKRVGEHLGHGLDALQSPLVAGSRGSGLWRALTLTGAHAAAVETAARRNGLLVNAVKPDVIRLAPPLVLTEEDVDEALPRLQSALDEIS, from the coding sequence ATGACGGACCTGCAAGATCGTTGGAACACGGTGATGATGCCGAACTACGGCACGCCACCGCTCGCGCTCGATCACGGTCGCGGCGTCCGGGTGTGGGACACCGACGGCGTCGAGTACCTCGACTTCGTCGCCGGTATCGCGGTGTCCGCCCTGGGGCACGCGCACCCCGCGTTGATCGCCGCGGTCAGCGAACAGGTGGCCAGGCTCGCGCACACGTCGAACCTGTACCTGCACGAGCCCGGCGTTCGCCTGGCCGAACGACTGGTCGGGCTGCTCGGCCTGCCGGCGAGGGTGTTCTTCGCCAACAGTGGCGCCGAGGCAAACGAGTGCGCGATCAAGCTGTCCCGCCGCTTCGGTGCGGCCCACGGCCGCACCGAGCTTGTAGCGGCCGTCGACGGCTTCCACGGCCGCACGCTCGGTGCCCTGTCGATCACGGGCAACGCCGCCAAGCGCACGCCGTTCGAGCCGCTGCCGGGTCCGGTCACCTTCGTCGAGTACGGCGATGCTGACGCCCTGCGCGCGGCGGTGGGCGCGCACACGGCGGCGGTCTTCGTCGAGCCGACGCTCGGCGAGGGCGGCGTCGTCCCGCCTCCGGCCGGCTATCTGCGCGCGGCCCGGGAGATCTGCACCGCGGCCGGTTCGCTGCTCGTCGTCGACGAGGTGCAGAGCGGCATCGGCCGTACCGGGCACTGGTTCGCGAGCATGGCCGAGGGCGTGCGCCCGGACGTGATCACGCTGGCGAAGGGGCTCGGGGGCGGCCTTCCGATCGGGGCCTGCCTCGCGATCGGCACGGCCGGCGAACTGTTCCGGCCCGGCGATCACGGGAGCACGTTCGGCGGCAACCCGGTCGCCTGCGCGGCCGCGCTCGCCGTCATCGGCACCATCGCCGACGAACACCTGCTCGACTCGGTCAAACGGGTCGGTGAACACCTCGGGCACGGCCTGGACGCGCTGCAGAGCCCGCTGGTCGCCGGCAGCCGGGGCAGCGGCCTGTGGCGTGCGCTGACCCTCACCGGCGCGCACGCGGCCGCGGTCGAGACCGCCGCCCGCCGCAACGGGCTGCTCGTGAACGCGGTCAAGCCCGACGTCATCCGACTGGCCCCTCCGCTGGTCCTCACCGAGGAGGACGTCGACGAAGCGCTACCCCGTCTGCAATCGGCCCTGGACGAGATCTCATGA